GGCGCCGAGGTGGGCGGTGCCGAGATGGGCGGTGCCGAGGTGGGCGGTGCCGAGGTGGGCGGAACGGCCCTGCAAGGGATTAGCTGCGAGTGCTGATCTACCCTCGGTCGGGTGACCCGTCTGCTCGTGCTGCAACCCGACCGCGACGACCCGCCGGCCCGCCTCGGCGAGTGGCTGACCGCCGCCGGGGCGGTGCTGGACGTGGTCGAACCCTACGCACAGCCGGTGCCCGAGACGCTCGACGGCTACCAGGGCGTGGTGTGCCTGGGCGGTGCGATGGGCGCGTTGGACGACGTCGAGCACCCGTGGTTGGCCGACGTGCGCAAGCTCCTGTCCCACGCGGTGTCGAAGCGGGTGCCGGTGCTGGCCCTGTGCCTGGGCGCGCAGCTCCTGGCCGCGGCGACCGGTGGTCAGGTGCGGCGCAGTCCGCACGGCACGCTGATCGGCATGGACCTGGTGGCGAAGCGGGACGCGGCGAGCGGTGACCCGTTGTTCGGCGAGCTGCCGTGGACGCCGGACGTGCTCCAGTTCCACGAGGACGAGGTCTCGTTCCTGCCGCCGACGGCGTTGCTGCTCGCGTCGTCCCCGAAGTGCGCGAACGAGGCGTTCCGCGTGGGGGACCGGGCCTACGGCTTGCAGTTCCACATCGAGACGACGCCGGACATGGTCGTGGGCTGGGGAGCCGGGAACCCGGATGCGGTGGCCGCGGCACGTCCGGGCGCGCTCGACCCGGACCGGCTCGCGCAGGGTCACGAGGACATCCGTGAGGTCTGGGAGCCGTTCGCCGAAAGATTCGTGCGCCTGGCGTCGGGTGAGCTGACGATCCAACGGAGCTTGCCGTTGGTGTGACGAACGTCTGTTGAGACGATCGTTCATCTCCTGGAGAGGTAGCGTTCACCTTCGACTGTGTCGGTTCAGCCGGAGGAATCAGCGTGGATGCCTCGCTCCTCGTCATCATCGTGGTCGTGACCGCGTTGGTGTTCGACTTCACCAACGGTTTCCACGACACCGCGAACTCGATGGCGACGTCCATCGCCACGGGCGCCCTGCGGCCACGCACGGCCGTCGCGTTCTCCGCGGTGTTGAACCTGGTGGGCGCGTTGTTGTCGGTGGAAGTCGCCAAGACCATCTCCGGCGGGTTGGTGGACGACACCAGGATCACGCCGGCCATCGTGTTCGGCGGCCTGATCGGCGCGATCATGTGGAACCTGGTGACCTGGTACGTCGGGCTGCCGTCCAGCTCGTCGCACGCCCTGTTCGGCGGGCTCATCGGCGCCGCCTGGATCTCGGCGGGCGCGGACGCGGTGCACTTCGCCAAGGTCGTGGACAAGATCGTGGCACCGGCGATCGCCGCGCCGCTGGTCGCGGGCATCGTGGCGATGCTGGCCACCTACCTGACCTACCGGCTGACGAAGCGGGCGCGGAAGTCGGTGACGGACAAGGGTTTCAAGGTGGGCCAGATCGCGTCCGCCGCGCTCATGTCGTTGGCGCACGGCACGAACGACGCGCAGAAGACGATGGGCATCATCACGCTCACGCTGATCACCGCCGGGACCCTCGCGCCGGGCGCGGAACCGCCTCTCTGGGTGATCCTGAGCGCGGCGATCGCGATCGCGCTGGGCACCTACCTGGGTGGTTGGCGCATCACGAAGACCCTGGGCACGGGCCTGACCACGATCGAGGCGCCGCAGGGTTTCGCCGCGCAGACGAGTGCGGCGACCGTGATCATGGCGTCCTCGCACCTGGGGTTCGCGCTGTCGACCACGCACGTCGCGTCCGGCGGGATCATGGGCTCCGGCCTCGGTCGGCAGCGGGACGGCGTGCGGTGGGGCGTGGCCGGGCGGATGGCGGCGGCCTGGGGGCTCACGCTCCCGGCGGCGGGTCTGGTCGGCGCGCTCGCGGGCTGGATCGCGTCGCTCGGCACGTGGGGCGTGGTGGCCGTGGCGGTGGTCGGGATGGGTGTCTCGCTGGGGATCTGGTTGTTGTCACGCCGTGAGCCGGTGCGGCCGGAGCACGTGGTGGACGAGATCGCGGCGCAGGCCGAGACGCACAAGGTGGCGCTGTGAAGATCGACTGGTTGGCGCTCGGCGCCGTGTTCGGGGTCAGCCTCACGGTGGTGTTGGGGCTGGTCCTGCTGTTCTCCGGCGGCCTGCGCGCGTTGTCCGCGCGGGAGGCGGCGCAGGAACGCCAGGTGTCGGCCGCGCTGCCGACGGCGGCCGCGGCGGCCTGCCTGCTGGCGTGCGTGACCGTAGTGTTGTTCGGCATCTACTTGATCGTGGCAGGCTGAGGCTTACTCACGGGTTCCGGCGGACTACCGTGTTCGTCGATGACCGATCCAGCTCGACTGCCGACGTCCCCCGCTCGGTTCGGCCTGACCGAGGCGCGCAGCGGTGATCATCTGCGTGCCGCCGGGTGGTGGGAAGGGCGAAGGCCGAGCGAGGGCAACGAGCCGATCCTGGTGGCGTTGTCCCGCAGCCCCGACCCGGACCTGGCGTTGCTCGGGGTGGACCGGCTGCGCGTGGCGCTCGGCGACGGGTGGCCCGAGCTGGACCAGGCGTTGCGGGACGGCGAAGCGTTGCGCGGGCGGCTGTTGGCGGTGCTCGGCGCTTCCACCGCGTTGTCGGACTTCCTGATCGCCAACCCGGATCGCTGGCACGACCTGGCCATCGACGACCCGGTGGACGAGGAGTCGTTCGCGCCCGCGCTCGTCGCCGCGGTCGAAGGGCTGACCGGCGCGGACGCCGTGCGCGCGTTGCGGCTGGAGTACCGGGCGCTGCTGTGCCGGATCGCCGCCGCGGACCTGGCGCACGTGGTCGAGCCGGACCAGTTGTACGTGAGCTATGACGAGGTCGCCGGTCTGCTGTCGGACCTCGCGGTGGCGGCGTTGCGGGCCGCGCTGGACGTCGCCGAACGGCAGGTGCCGCGGGCCGACGAGTGCCGGCTCGCGGTGATCGCGATGGGCAAGTGCGGCGCGCGGGAGCTGAACTACGTCAGCGACGTGGACGTGGTGTTCGTCGGCGAGGGCGACATCGCGGTGGGGACCCGGCTGGCCAGCACGGTCATGCAGGTCGCGGGCCAGGCGTGCTTCGAGGTGGACGCGGCGCTGCGGCCGGAGGGCAAGGCGGGCGCGCTGGTCCGCACGCTGGACGGCCACGCCACCTACTACCAGCGGTGGGCGCGCACGTGGGAGTTCCAGGCGCTGCTCAAGGCCCGGCCGGTCGCCGGTGACGAGGAGCTGGGGCGGCGGTACATGGACGTGGTGCGTCCGCTCGTGTGGACGGCCGCTGAACGAGAGAACTTCGTGCCCGACGTGCAGTCCATGCGCCGCGTCGTCGAGGACCACGTGCCGGTGGGCCTGGCCGACCGGGAGCTGAAGCTCGGGCGCGGCGGGCTGCGGGACGTCGAGTTCGCCGTGCAGTTGCTCCAGCTCGTCCACGGTCGCGGTGACGAGGAGCTGCGGATCACCACGACCACGCAGGCGTTGGCCGCGTTGGGGCGTGGCGGGTACGTGGGCCGCACGGACGCCGTCGACTTCGGCCGCGCCTACCGGTTCCTCCGCACGTTGGAGCACCGGTTGCAGTTGCAGCGGATGCTGCGCACGCACCTGTTCCCGGCGGACGACGACGCCGGCGCGCTGCGGTGGTTGGCGCGCGCCGCGGGTTTGCAGGCCGAGGGTGGGCTGTCGGAGAGCCAGGTGCTGCTCGCCGAGTTCCGCAAGCGCGCGAACCAGGTGCGCCGGCTGCACGAGAAGCTGTTCTACCGGCCGCTGTTGCAGGCCGTCGCGAACGTGCCGACGGAGGCCCTGCGGTTGACCACGTCCCAGGCCGCGGCCCGCCTGGCCGCGTTGGGTTACGCCGCCTCTGACGGCGCGTTGACCCACATCGAGGCGTTGACCAGGGGTGTTTCCCGGCGGGCGCGGATCCAGACGGCGCTGCTGCCGGTGCTGCTGGACCTGTTCGCCACCACACCGGACCCGGACCGCGGGCTGCTGGCGTACCGGAAGGTGTCCGAGGCGCTGGCCGAGACGCCCTGGTACCTGCGGCTGCTGCGGGACGAGGGCACGGTGGTCGACCGGCTGGCCGCGTTGCTGGGCACGTCGAAGCTCGTGCCGGACCTGCTGGTGCGGGCGCCGGAGGTGCTGCGGCTGCTGGCCGACACCGAGGCGTTGATCGGCGGCGACCCGATGGCCATCGGCAACCCGCTGCGCAGCGCCGTGTCCCGGTACACCGACCTGGGCCGCGCGGTCACCGCCGCCCGGTCGTTGCGCCGTCAGGAGCTGCTGCGGGTGGCGTCGGCGGACCTGCTCGGGCTCGTGCCGCTGCGGACGGTGTGCGTGTCGCTGTCCGAGGTGTGGATCGCGGTGTTGCAGGCGGCGTTGGACGCGGTGGTGCGGTCGTCCGGCGAGCGGTCGGCGTCGATCGCGGTCATCGGCATGGGCCGGCTCGGCGGGCGTGAGCTGGGGTACGGCTCGGACGCCGACGTGCTGTTCGTCTGCGAGCCCGCTGAAGGCGTGACGGATTCGGACGCCGCTCGGTACGCGTCGTCCGTGGTGGAGGAGGTGCGGCGGCTGCTCAGCGCGCCCAGCCAGGACCCGCCGTTGCAGGTGGACACCGACCTGCGGCCGGAGGGCAGGCAGGGGCCGCTGGTGCGCACGCTGGAGTCGTACCGGGCGTACTACGCGCAGTGGGCCGAGCTGTGGGAGGCGCAGGCGTTGCTGCGGGCGCGGTTCATCGCGGGTGACGCGGAGCTGGGCGCGCGGTTCATCGAGATGATCGACCCCGTGCGGTATCCCTCGAAAGGGCTGGACGCGGCGGCGGTGCGGGAGATCCGGCGCATCAAGGCGCGTGTGGAGGCCGAGCGGCTGCCGCGGGGCGCCGATCCGTCGACGCACACCAAGCTGGGGCGCGGCGGACTGGCGGACGTCGAGTGGACGGTGCAGCTGTTGCAGTTGCAGCACGCGTTCGAGGTGCCGGGCCTGCGGACGCCGTCGACCGTGCGCGGGCTGCGTGCGGCGACCGACGCGGGGCTGATGTCGCCGGAGGACGCGTCCGCGCTGATGGAGGCGTGGGTGATGGCGACGAAGGCGCGGAACGCGGTGGTGCTGGTCCGGGGCAAGGCCGGTGACCAGCTGCCGACGGCGGGGCGTGACCTGGCGGCGGTGGCGTCCGCGATGGGGCACGACACCGATCCGGGCGAGTTCGTGGACTCCTACCGGCGCACGGCCAGGCGCGCGCGGGCCGTGATCGAGCGCATCTTCTACGGTTCCTGAACACTGGAGTTCGTGAAAGCGATCGCGCAGAACCAATTCGGAGATGCCGACGTCCTCGTGCTGCGGGAGCTGCCGGACCCGCCGATCGCCCTTGACCAGGTGTTGGTCGAGGTGCGGGCGGCCGGGGTGAACCCCGTGGACCGGCTGGTGCGGATGGGGTACGTGGCGGGTTCGATGCCGCACCACTTCCCGTTGATCCCGGGCTGGGACATGGCCGGCGTGGTGCGTGCCGTCGGGCCCGCGGTGGACGGGTTCGCGGTCGGCGACGAGGTGTTCGGCTACCAGCGCAAGGACCACGTGCAGCACGGGACGTACGCGGAGCTGGTCGCGGCCACCGAACGCGGGTTGGCGCACAAACCGGCGTCGCTGTCGTTCGAGGAGGCGGGCGGGCTCGCGTTGACCGGGCTGACGGCGTTGCAGGCGTTGCGGAAGGTCGGGGTGTCCGAGGGCGACACGGTCCTCGTGCACGCCGCCGCCGGTGGTGTCGGGCACCTCGCCGTGCAGGTGGCGCGGATCCTGGGCGCTTCGCGGGTCATC
This is a stretch of genomic DNA from Saccharothrix ecbatanensis. It encodes these proteins:
- a CDS encoding NADP-dependent oxidoreductase → MKAIAQNQFGDADVLVLRELPDPPIALDQVLVEVRAAGVNPVDRLVRMGYVAGSMPHHFPLIPGWDMAGVVRAVGPAVDGFAVGDEVFGYQRKDHVQHGTYAELVAATERGLAHKPASLSFEEAGGLALTGLTALQALRKVGVSEGDTVLVHAAAGGVGHLAVQVARILGASRVIGTASPRNHAFLRSLGADPVAYGDALVDNVAELLGGDGLVDVAFDCIGGAALNDSPALVRDPARIVSIVDTNVLELGGRYAYAKPVAADLDWLAGQAGSGALKVEVQQTFPLALAAEAHRLLEGKHVRGKVVLTV
- a CDS encoding type 1 glutamine amidotransferase, producing the protein MTRLLVLQPDRDDPPARLGEWLTAAGAVLDVVEPYAQPVPETLDGYQGVVCLGGAMGALDDVEHPWLADVRKLLSHAVSKRVPVLALCLGAQLLAAATGGQVRRSPHGTLIGMDLVAKRDAASGDPLFGELPWTPDVLQFHEDEVSFLPPTALLLASSPKCANEAFRVGDRAYGLQFHIETTPDMVVGWGAGNPDAVAAARPGALDPDRLAQGHEDIREVWEPFAERFVRLASGELTIQRSLPLV
- a CDS encoding bifunctional [glutamine synthetase] adenylyltransferase/[glutamine synthetase]-adenylyl-L-tyrosine phosphorylase produces the protein MTDPARLPTSPARFGLTEARSGDHLRAAGWWEGRRPSEGNEPILVALSRSPDPDLALLGVDRLRVALGDGWPELDQALRDGEALRGRLLAVLGASTALSDFLIANPDRWHDLAIDDPVDEESFAPALVAAVEGLTGADAVRALRLEYRALLCRIAAADLAHVVEPDQLYVSYDEVAGLLSDLAVAALRAALDVAERQVPRADECRLAVIAMGKCGARELNYVSDVDVVFVGEGDIAVGTRLASTVMQVAGQACFEVDAALRPEGKAGALVRTLDGHATYYQRWARTWEFQALLKARPVAGDEELGRRYMDVVRPLVWTAAERENFVPDVQSMRRVVEDHVPVGLADRELKLGRGGLRDVEFAVQLLQLVHGRGDEELRITTTTQALAALGRGGYVGRTDAVDFGRAYRFLRTLEHRLQLQRMLRTHLFPADDDAGALRWLARAAGLQAEGGLSESQVLLAEFRKRANQVRRLHEKLFYRPLLQAVANVPTEALRLTTSQAAARLAALGYAASDGALTHIEALTRGVSRRARIQTALLPVLLDLFATTPDPDRGLLAYRKVSEALAETPWYLRLLRDEGTVVDRLAALLGTSKLVPDLLVRAPEVLRLLADTEALIGGDPMAIGNPLRSAVSRYTDLGRAVTAARSLRRQELLRVASADLLGLVPLRTVCVSLSEVWIAVLQAALDAVVRSSGERSASIAVIGMGRLGGRELGYGSDADVLFVCEPAEGVTDSDAARYASSVVEEVRRLLSAPSQDPPLQVDTDLRPEGRQGPLVRTLESYRAYYAQWAELWEAQALLRARFIAGDAELGARFIEMIDPVRYPSKGLDAAAVREIRRIKARVEAERLPRGADPSTHTKLGRGGLADVEWTVQLLQLQHAFEVPGLRTPSTVRGLRAATDAGLMSPEDASALMEAWVMATKARNAVVLVRGKAGDQLPTAGRDLAAVASAMGHDTDPGEFVDSYRRTARRARAVIERIFYGS
- a CDS encoding inorganic phosphate transporter — translated: MDASLLVIIVVVTALVFDFTNGFHDTANSMATSIATGALRPRTAVAFSAVLNLVGALLSVEVAKTISGGLVDDTRITPAIVFGGLIGAIMWNLVTWYVGLPSSSSHALFGGLIGAAWISAGADAVHFAKVVDKIVAPAIAAPLVAGIVAMLATYLTYRLTKRARKSVTDKGFKVGQIASAALMSLAHGTNDAQKTMGIITLTLITAGTLAPGAEPPLWVILSAAIAIALGTYLGGWRITKTLGTGLTTIEAPQGFAAQTSAATVIMASSHLGFALSTTHVASGGIMGSGLGRQRDGVRWGVAGRMAAAWGLTLPAAGLVGALAGWIASLGTWGVVAVAVVGMGVSLGIWLLSRREPVRPEHVVDEIAAQAETHKVAL